Proteins from a genomic interval of Tautonia rosea:
- a CDS encoding c-type cytochrome, translated as MMPTLSSLPRRSTCLRLSMLVVPMLLAGLPVAVRAQEQESAMVRMLRSGRVPDDRQGTLITLIGRQGSPTDLGFLLELATDPDLASDANRRLAIEALTQAARNRSVFPEGDRTRIAALIQGDAALDDDEARLSAIQLAGAWKVEEASETLAVIAANSDDPRALREASLIALAEIGGPASCKAIESLASPEQPLSVRVPAIAALVSLDVDAAAGRAVAALAEGIGDLDDVAPLMSAFLDRQVGPERLAAEIRTQRLAADPAKVALRYLYSVGRTDAPLVSALSDAAGINADPEPLSDAEMQAMIADVRTHGDPERGERIFRREDVNCTKCHAISGAGGNVGPDLSAIGASSPPDYLIRSIIYPEEAVKEEYGVKTVLTIDGQIFQGVIKESSAERLVLREATGVDRVIPVDDIEDEKAGGSIMPAGLVNFLTRDEFVDLVAFLDQLGKPGPYAIRATPSIQRWGVLPWPDSGSELDPDTAASANVAELPPSVAQVDPADWRPAYGMTGGTLPLDEVTRMVDAPVLALRGEVDVTRSGSITFSIDSAEGLSLWLDGQPIDAADTVSADLDPGRHALVIRVNTEERAADGIKVELARSADSRADFTVVGGP; from the coding sequence ATGATGCCGACCCTTTCGTCGCTCCCAAGAAGATCAACCTGCCTTCGTCTCTCGATGCTTGTCGTCCCGATGCTTCTGGCCGGTCTCCCTGTCGCCGTCCGTGCTCAGGAACAGGAAAGTGCGATGGTCCGGATGCTCCGGAGCGGACGGGTCCCTGATGATCGTCAGGGGACGCTCATCACCCTGATTGGCCGTCAGGGGTCTCCCACCGACCTCGGCTTCCTGCTCGAACTGGCCACCGATCCGGACCTTGCGTCCGACGCCAACCGTCGTCTCGCCATCGAGGCCCTGACCCAGGCCGCCCGCAACCGAAGCGTTTTCCCTGAGGGGGATCGAACCCGGATTGCCGCCCTCATCCAGGGGGACGCCGCCCTGGACGATGACGAGGCCCGCCTCTCGGCCATCCAGCTCGCTGGTGCCTGGAAGGTCGAGGAGGCCAGTGAAACCCTCGCCGTCATCGCCGCCAACTCCGACGACCCCCGAGCTTTGCGTGAGGCGTCGCTGATCGCCCTTGCCGAGATCGGTGGCCCCGCCAGCTGCAAGGCGATCGAATCGCTCGCCAGTCCCGAACAGCCGCTCTCTGTCCGGGTTCCGGCAATCGCCGCTCTGGTCAGCCTCGATGTCGATGCCGCCGCCGGTCGGGCCGTAGCCGCGCTAGCCGAGGGAATCGGCGATCTCGACGACGTTGCTCCCCTAATGAGCGCCTTCCTTGACCGCCAGGTCGGTCCCGAACGACTCGCAGCCGAGATCCGTACGCAAAGGCTCGCCGCCGATCCGGCCAAAGTGGCCCTCCGCTATCTCTACTCGGTGGGTCGGACGGACGCCCCGCTCGTCTCGGCCCTCAGCGATGCCGCCGGCATCAACGCCGATCCTGAGCCCCTGTCGGACGCCGAAATGCAAGCAATGATCGCCGACGTCCGAACCCACGGCGACCCCGAGCGCGGCGAGCGCATCTTCCGTCGCGAGGACGTCAACTGCACCAAGTGCCACGCCATCAGCGGAGCCGGCGGCAACGTCGGTCCCGACCTCAGTGCGATCGGCGCGAGTTCACCTCCCGATTACTTGATTCGGTCGATCATCTATCCCGAAGAAGCGGTCAAGGAGGAGTACGGGGTTAAGACCGTCCTGACGATCGACGGTCAAATCTTCCAGGGGGTGATCAAGGAGTCGAGCGCCGAACGTCTCGTCCTCCGAGAGGCGACGGGAGTGGACCGCGTCATCCCCGTGGATGACATCGAGGACGAGAAAGCCGGCGGCTCGATCATGCCCGCCGGCCTGGTCAACTTCCTCACCCGAGACGAATTCGTCGATCTCGTCGCCTTCCTCGATCAGCTTGGCAAGCCCGGTCCGTATGCCATCCGAGCCACCCCTTCGATCCAGCGGTGGGGTGTCCTCCCCTGGCCCGACTCCGGCTCCGAGCTCGATCCCGACACCGCCGCCTCGGCCAATGTGGCCGAACTTCCGCCCTCGGTTGCTCAGGTTGATCCCGCCGACTGGCGACCCGCCTACGGAATGACCGGGGGCACCTTGCCGCTTGATGAAGTGACCCGAATGGTCGATGCCCCCGTGCTTGCCCTGCGAGGCGAGGTCGATGTGACCCGGTCGGGGTCCATCACCTTCTCGATCGACTCAGCCGAGGGGCTTTCCCTCTGGCTCGACGGTCAGCCGATTGACGCCGCGGACACTGTCTCAGCCGATCTCGACCCCGGTCGACACGCCCTTGTCATCCGGGTGAACACCGAGGAACGTGCCGCGGACGGAATCAAGGTTGAGCTGGCTCGTTCCGCAGACTCGCGCGCCGATTTCACCGTCGTGGGCGGACCCTGA
- a CDS encoding fused DSP-PTPase phosphatase/NAD kinase-like protein, with amino-acid sequence MSGRKRRVVAILVAAILCALAIDHRHELFEKRVRVIAPGQLVRGAWQRPWPLRRLIDRERVRTIVTLTAINTHDPKYVMQRKVVDQSGVDWIIVPMRGSTATIDQLAETADLLADPARQPVFFHCVAGHHRTNLALAAYRIRHDGWSAEQAWSELLQFPWTRAEADADDLRLIEAFAAVHRGRGKELQHAPEADLADDLPKPGGSGIVARDPHRLAMDDGQRRHR; translated from the coding sequence TTGAGCGGGCGCAAACGTCGAGTCGTGGCGATTCTCGTGGCCGCCATCCTCTGCGCGCTGGCCATTGATCATCGTCACGAACTGTTCGAGAAGCGAGTGAGGGTGATCGCCCCCGGCCAACTGGTCCGGGGAGCCTGGCAGCGACCCTGGCCGTTGCGGCGGTTGATCGATCGCGAACGGGTGCGCACCATTGTCACCCTCACGGCCATCAACACGCACGACCCGAAGTACGTCATGCAACGCAAGGTCGTCGATCAGTCGGGCGTCGACTGGATCATTGTTCCCATGCGAGGCTCGACCGCCACGATTGATCAGCTTGCCGAAACTGCCGATCTGTTGGCCGATCCCGCTCGCCAGCCGGTCTTCTTCCACTGCGTTGCCGGTCATCATCGGACGAATCTTGCCCTGGCGGCTTACCGAATCCGACACGACGGCTGGTCGGCCGAGCAGGCATGGTCTGAACTCTTGCAGTTTCCCTGGACGAGAGCCGAGGCCGACGCCGACGACCTCCGCCTGATCGAAGCCTTTGCCGCGGTCCACCGCGGCCGAGGCAAGGAGTTGCAGCATGCCCCGGAAGCGGATCTTGCGGACGATCTCCCGAAGCCTGGCGGTTCTGGTATCGTTGCTCGTGATCCTCATCGCCTGGCGATGGACGACGGGCAACGTCGGCACCGTTGA
- a CDS encoding fused DSP-PTPase phosphatase/NAD kinase-like protein, with protein MPRKRILRTISRSLAVLVSLLVILIAWRWTTGNVGTVEPGSIYRSAQLDADSLSRLIRSKGIRTVLNLRGPNPASSWYPPEREATIKAGATLIDVPMSSDYWLTPEQANELISLFDSAERPLLVHCQFGSERTGLVSSIATLLRPGSTLSEARKQFSLYYLFLPLEDGVVMQGHLRQYEQWLEAEGRSHNSETFRKWFARSYQPGTPNRSLWPYNPYPLRVVTRPEDAAARY; from the coding sequence ATGCCCCGGAAGCGGATCTTGCGGACGATCTCCCGAAGCCTGGCGGTTCTGGTATCGTTGCTCGTGATCCTCATCGCCTGGCGATGGACGACGGGCAACGTCGGCACCGTTGAACCCGGCTCAATCTACCGGTCAGCCCAGCTCGACGCCGACTCTCTCTCTCGGCTCATCCGATCGAAAGGGATTCGGACGGTGCTCAACCTCCGCGGGCCCAATCCCGCCTCCTCCTGGTATCCTCCCGAGCGCGAGGCGACCATAAAGGCCGGTGCCACGTTGATCGACGTGCCCATGTCGTCCGACTACTGGCTGACTCCGGAGCAGGCCAACGAGCTGATCTCACTGTTCGACTCGGCCGAACGTCCCCTCCTGGTCCATTGCCAGTTCGGGTCCGAGCGGACCGGCCTTGTCTCCTCGATCGCCACCTTACTCCGACCCGGCAGTACTCTGTCCGAGGCGAGGAAACAGTTCTCCCTCTACTATCTCTTCCTGCCCCTGGAGGATGGCGTGGTGATGCAGGGGCATCTTCGGCAATATGAGCAATGGCTCGAAGCCGAAGGCCGATCGCATAATTCCGAAACCTTCCGCAAATGGTTCGCCCGTTCGTATCAGCCCGGCACGCCGAACCGGTCACTCTGGCCCTACAACCCCTATCCGCTCCGCGTCGTCACCCGGCCTGAGGACGCGGCAGCCCGTTACTGA
- a CDS encoding acyl-CoA thioesterase, producing the protein MPESHEIEIRVRYAETDRMGLLHHANYLVYFEMGRTELLRSRGVSYRDVEDSGFLLVLVDLGCKYKRPARYDDLLILRTSVERVTHVKIIHRYELRRDSELLAEGHSTLACIDRSGRPQPLPALLRGGEQGDPY; encoded by the coding sequence ATGCCGGAGAGTCATGAGATCGAAATCCGGGTTCGCTATGCCGAAACCGATCGGATGGGCCTGCTGCATCACGCTAACTATCTTGTCTACTTCGAAATGGGCCGAACCGAATTGCTCCGCAGCCGAGGCGTGTCATATCGCGACGTGGAAGACTCGGGCTTCTTGCTCGTCCTCGTCGATCTCGGCTGCAAGTACAAACGGCCGGCCCGCTACGACGATCTCCTGATCCTACGCACCTCTGTCGAGCGGGTGACGCACGTCAAGATTATTCACCGATACGAGTTACGGCGAGACAGCGAACTCCTGGCCGAGGGGCATTCCACCCTCGCCTGCATCGATCGGTCCGGACGTCCGCAGCCCTTGCCCGCCTTGCTTCGGGGGGGAGAACAGGGCGATCCCTACTGA
- a CDS encoding DUF1592 domain-containing protein, whose protein sequence is MIYRHRPQFLVTASLFALLAALPSVQADDNLAAAADAYKDRIVPLLKTYCYSCHSNDKQEAGLNLEAYPDVDSIVKDRAQWETIQYFIEDGDMPPVDVEPRPLEEEARELTEWIEATLSQIDCNLVEPGSVTLRRLNRAEYNFTIQDLLGLEFQPADDFPADDVGYGFDNIGDVLTLDPLLLEKYLTAAEEISRRAIDVSGPGPGKTIQYYNRLLREKGGESLGDDQILTSNGELTIEHDFPSDGRYILKVRAYGHQAGPEPVKMAIRLDGETVTEFDVEAKEKHKTYEVPITVQAGTKRFAVAFLNDYYKPDADDPNERGDRNLIINRLEVQGPTDPVASKDLATLKDDAGGKDYGGIGRILATHGEVAFDHSFKRDGEYRIRVRAFGHQAGPDPARMGIKIDGETIDVVDVIATEDEPDTYEARVLISSGTRSVALAFLNDYYNTDHADESLRGDRNLVVDRVQIVGPVESYYAALPESHRRIIAEPALSGSYEQVARKSIRRFTNRAFRRPASEHEVERLMDLFRLVRRDGGSFEEAMQLAVQAVLVSPHFLFRVEYGSAPDPDAPEGVRPLSDWELASRLSYFLWSSMPDEALFRAAYEGKLRDPSELERQTLRMLDDPKASRFIQRFAGQWLQIQNLATVNPDPARFPDFDDPLREAMRRETELFFEAVVREDRSILDLLDANETFLNERLARHYGIPEVTGDEFRRVSLPADSPRGGILTHASILTITSNPTRTSPVKRGKYILDQILGTPPPPPPPDVPELEEGPELTGTLRERMQQHSENPSCASCHKRMDPLGFGFENFDAIGRWRDQDGGATIDASGTLPGGDSFEGPADLKALLTSRSDEFARTLTENLMTYALGRGLEYFDRCAVDRILADLDRHDFRFGRLVVDIVTSDAFRMRKTEGGE, encoded by the coding sequence ATGATTTATCGGCATCGACCGCAATTCCTCGTCACTGCCTCACTGTTCGCGCTGCTGGCCGCTCTCCCCTCGGTTCAAGCCGACGACAACCTGGCTGCCGCGGCTGATGCCTACAAGGATCGCATCGTTCCCCTGCTGAAGACCTACTGCTATTCCTGCCATAGCAACGACAAGCAAGAAGCGGGCCTGAACCTCGAAGCCTATCCCGACGTGGACTCGATCGTAAAAGATCGCGCCCAATGGGAAACGATTCAGTATTTCATCGAAGATGGCGACATGCCTCCGGTCGATGTCGAGCCCAGGCCCCTCGAAGAAGAGGCTCGCGAACTGACCGAGTGGATCGAGGCCACGCTTTCCCAGATCGACTGCAATCTCGTCGAGCCCGGCAGCGTCACCCTCCGTCGCCTCAACCGCGCCGAATATAACTTCACGATCCAGGACTTGCTGGGCCTTGAGTTTCAACCCGCCGATGACTTCCCGGCCGACGACGTCGGCTACGGCTTCGACAACATCGGCGATGTTCTGACCCTCGACCCCTTGCTTCTGGAAAAATACCTGACCGCTGCGGAGGAGATCAGCCGCCGAGCCATCGATGTCTCCGGCCCCGGACCCGGCAAGACGATTCAGTATTACAATCGACTCCTCCGCGAGAAGGGGGGCGAATCCCTCGGTGACGATCAAATACTCACCTCCAATGGTGAGCTTACGATCGAACACGACTTTCCGAGCGACGGTCGTTACATTCTGAAAGTTCGCGCCTATGGTCATCAGGCAGGACCCGAGCCTGTAAAAATGGCCATCCGACTTGATGGTGAGACCGTCACAGAGTTCGACGTCGAGGCGAAGGAGAAACACAAGACATACGAGGTTCCCATCACCGTTCAGGCCGGGACCAAACGCTTCGCCGTCGCCTTTCTCAACGATTATTACAAGCCCGACGCGGACGATCCCAACGAACGTGGCGATCGGAACTTGATCATCAATCGCCTCGAAGTCCAGGGCCCCACCGACCCGGTCGCTTCCAAAGACCTGGCCACGCTCAAGGACGATGCCGGCGGCAAGGATTATGGCGGCATCGGCCGCATTCTGGCCACCCATGGCGAAGTCGCCTTCGACCACTCGTTCAAACGCGACGGAGAATACCGCATCCGGGTCCGCGCCTTCGGCCATCAGGCCGGCCCCGATCCAGCCCGCATGGGCATCAAGATCGACGGCGAAACCATCGATGTCGTCGACGTCATCGCAACCGAAGACGAACCTGACACCTACGAGGCCCGCGTCCTCATCTCCAGCGGAACTCGATCGGTCGCCCTGGCGTTCCTCAATGACTACTACAACACCGACCACGCAGACGAAAGCCTCCGAGGCGACCGAAACCTGGTCGTCGATCGCGTTCAGATCGTCGGGCCAGTCGAGTCCTACTACGCCGCGTTGCCGGAGTCGCACCGCCGAATCATTGCGGAACCGGCCCTGAGCGGCTCATATGAGCAGGTTGCCCGCAAGAGCATTCGCCGCTTCACCAATCGCGCCTTTCGTCGACCAGCCTCGGAGCACGAAGTCGAGCGTCTGATGGATCTCTTCCGTCTCGTTCGTCGCGATGGCGGATCGTTTGAGGAAGCCATGCAACTGGCCGTCCAGGCCGTACTCGTCTCCCCGCACTTCCTCTTTCGGGTCGAGTACGGATCGGCTCCCGACCCCGACGCTCCCGAAGGCGTCCGTCCCCTGAGCGACTGGGAGCTGGCCTCCCGGCTCTCCTACTTCCTCTGGTCGAGCATGCCCGACGAAGCCCTCTTTCGGGCCGCTTACGAGGGCAAGCTCCGCGATCCGAGCGAGCTGGAACGCCAGACCCTCCGCATGCTCGACGACCCGAAAGCCTCCCGCTTCATCCAGCGGTTCGCCGGCCAGTGGCTCCAGATTCAGAACCTCGCGACGGTCAATCCCGACCCGGCCCGCTTCCCTGACTTTGACGACCCACTCCGCGAGGCCATGCGGCGCGAAACCGAACTGTTCTTTGAGGCTGTCGTCCGCGAAGACCGCAGCATTCTCGACCTCCTCGATGCGAACGAGACTTTCCTGAACGAGCGCCTCGCCCGGCACTATGGCATCCCCGAAGTAACCGGCGACGAGTTCCGTCGCGTATCCTTGCCCGCTGATTCACCCCGAGGCGGCATCCTGACCCACGCGAGCATCCTCACGATTACCTCGAACCCGACTCGGACCTCTCCCGTCAAGCGCGGCAAGTATATCCTCGATCAGATCCTCGGGACGCCTCCTCCTCCCCCTCCTCCCGACGTCCCCGAGCTGGAAGAAGGCCCCGAGCTGACCGGAACGCTCCGCGAACGGATGCAGCAGCACAGCGAAAACCCGTCGTGTGCCTCGTGCCACAAACGCATGGACCCGCTCGGGTTCGGCTTCGAAAACTTCGACGCCATTGGCCGCTGGCGTGATCAGGACGGCGGGGCCACCATCGACGCCTCGGGCACCTTGCCCGGAGGCGATTCCTTCGAGGGTCCGGCCGACCTGAAGGCCCTACTCACGTCCCGGAGCGACGAGTTCGCCCGAACCCTGACCGAAAATCTCATGACTTACGCACTCGGGCGCGGGCTCGAGTACTTCGATCGATGCGCCGTTGACCGCATCCTGGCCGACCTGGACCGGCACGACTTCCGGTTTGGTCGCCTGGTCGTGGACATCGTCACGAGCGACGCCTTCCGCATGCGGAAGACCGAAGGAGGCGAATAA
- a CDS encoding DUF1552 domain-containing protein produces MFSLARRTALKGLGTAMALPWLEAMAPAAGLAPRPGGKVAPTRMAFLYVPNGAHMQEWTPEQLGTDFTLPRILEPLNPYKQDLLVVSGLAQDMARAHGNGGGDHARSMACFLTGVHPVKTNGADIRAGVSVDQVAAAAMGYHTRLPSLELGIDPSAQSGNCDSGYSCAYSSNISWRTPTQPVPKEINPRLVFERLFGNDDAEQLSERRRRYNKSVLDLVADDAKQLHNRLGVNDRRKVDEYLGSVREIERRLVAAEQKRIEEVERPDDIVKPEGVPKDNQDHIRLILDMLVLAFQTDSTRIATMVFANEGSNKSYNWINVPDGHHYLSHHQGDAEKQDKIARINLFHVEQLAYFLGRLKAIPEGDGTLLDHSMILYGSGIGDGNRHNHNELPLVLAGGGCGTITTGRHIRYDENTPLNNLYLSMLDRMDTPIDELGDSTGRLDQLDG; encoded by the coding sequence ATGTTTTCCCTCGCTCGACGGACCGCCCTGAAGGGCCTCGGAACCGCGATGGCCTTGCCCTGGCTTGAAGCGATGGCCCCGGCCGCCGGTCTCGCCCCCCGTCCCGGAGGCAAGGTTGCCCCGACCCGCATGGCGTTCCTTTACGTCCCCAACGGCGCTCACATGCAAGAGTGGACCCCCGAGCAGCTTGGGACCGACTTCACCTTGCCTCGCATCCTCGAACCCTTGAATCCTTACAAGCAGGATTTGCTCGTTGTGAGCGGATTGGCCCAGGACATGGCCCGCGCCCACGGCAACGGTGGCGGCGACCACGCCCGCTCGATGGCCTGCTTCTTGACCGGCGTCCACCCAGTCAAGACCAACGGCGCCGACATCCGCGCCGGCGTCTCGGTCGATCAGGTGGCTGCCGCGGCGATGGGCTACCACACCCGCTTGCCGTCCCTCGAACTGGGCATCGACCCCAGCGCCCAGTCCGGCAACTGCGATTCCGGCTACAGTTGTGCCTATTCGTCGAACATCTCCTGGCGGACCCCCACCCAGCCGGTTCCGAAGGAGATCAATCCCCGCCTGGTCTTCGAGCGACTCTTCGGCAACGACGACGCCGAACAGCTCAGCGAGCGTCGTCGCCGCTACAACAAGAGCGTCCTCGACCTCGTGGCTGACGATGCGAAGCAGCTCCACAACCGGCTCGGCGTCAACGACCGTCGCAAGGTGGACGAGTACCTCGGCTCCGTCCGGGAAATCGAGCGTCGCCTCGTCGCCGCCGAACAAAAGCGGATCGAGGAGGTCGAGCGTCCCGACGACATCGTCAAGCCCGAAGGCGTGCCGAAGGACAACCAGGACCACATTCGATTGATCCTCGATATGCTCGTCCTCGCCTTCCAGACCGACTCGACCCGGATCGCCACGATGGTCTTCGCCAACGAGGGCAGCAACAAGTCGTACAACTGGATCAACGTTCCCGACGGGCACCACTACCTCTCGCACCACCAGGGGGACGCGGAGAAGCAGGACAAGATTGCCCGGATCAACCTCTTCCACGTCGAGCAGCTTGCCTACTTCCTCGGCCGGCTCAAGGCGATTCCGGAAGGGGATGGCACCTTGCTCGATCACTCGATGATCCTTTACGGTTCCGGCATTGGCGACGGTAACCGCCACAACCACAACGAACTCCCCCTCGTCCTCGCCGGGGGCGGCTGCGGCACGATCACCACCGGCCGTCACATCCGCTACGACGAAAATACCCCGCTCAACAACCTCTATCTCTCGATGCTCGACCGCATGGACACTCCTATCGACGAGCTGGGCGACAGTACCGGGCGGCTCGATCAGCTCGACGGCTGA
- a CDS encoding NAD(P)H-hydrate dehydratase, which yields MSVDVERITAVPSLPKRSSDAHKGQFGHVLVVAGGRGMAGAAGLVGAAALRSGAGLVRVASPAEVQPVVATFEPSYMTYPLPQDSEGLIDFPAAAPTLGRLIDPADVLAIGPGLGRSRGLDAMVRWIAEEGQTPAVIDADALNALVETPELLRSVARPIVVTPHPGEFARMIGSTVAEVQADREGKAVAFAAGVKHLVVVLKGHGTIVTDGRRVFVNQTGNPGMATGGSGDVLTGVIAALIGQGLAPFDAAVLGVHAHGLAGDIARSHSGEVGLIAGDIVDALADSFEALGALG from the coding sequence ATGAGCGTTGACGTGGAACGAATCACCGCCGTCCCGAGCCTTCCCAAGCGATCGAGCGACGCCCACAAGGGGCAATTCGGTCATGTGCTGGTGGTTGCGGGCGGGCGAGGGATGGCGGGAGCGGCCGGATTGGTGGGGGCCGCGGCTCTGCGATCGGGAGCGGGGCTGGTCCGGGTGGCCTCGCCTGCGGAAGTGCAGCCCGTTGTTGCCACGTTTGAGCCAAGCTACATGACCTATCCGCTGCCACAGGACAGCGAGGGCTTGATCGATTTCCCTGCCGCCGCTCCCACACTCGGGCGCCTGATCGACCCGGCCGACGTGCTGGCGATCGGTCCCGGCTTGGGACGATCGCGAGGGCTGGACGCGATGGTCCGATGGATTGCCGAGGAAGGACAGACTCCCGCAGTCATCGATGCCGACGCACTGAACGCTCTGGTGGAGACGCCGGAACTACTCCGGTCCGTGGCTCGACCGATCGTCGTGACGCCCCATCCTGGAGAGTTTGCCCGGATGATCGGCTCGACCGTGGCCGAGGTCCAGGCCGACCGTGAGGGGAAGGCCGTGGCCTTCGCCGCGGGGGTTAAGCATCTGGTGGTGGTCTTGAAAGGTCACGGGACGATCGTGACTGACGGCCGACGCGTGTTTGTCAATCAGACTGGAAATCCCGGAATGGCGACCGGAGGCTCGGGGGACGTTTTGACTGGCGTGATCGCCGCCTTGATCGGCCAAGGGCTCGCGCCCTTCGATGCCGCTGTGCTTGGCGTTCATGCTCACGGACTGGCCGGCGATATCGCACGATCGCATAGTGGTGAGGTCGGCCTGATCGCCGGGGATATCGTCGATGCCCTGGCGGATTCGTTCGAAGCACTCGGGGCCCTTGGTTGA
- the larB gene encoding nickel pincer cofactor biosynthesis protein LarB has protein sequence MDAHDLKNLLDAVRSGTVSPEEAERKIRWPSPFEKVGEYATIDHHRRLRCGFPEVVFGQNKTAEHIEGILRVMIRQGEGCLVTRVAPDAAEHLKQAFPEGEHNAIGRTFRVRQNGSEPERLGVVRIVTGGTSDLPVAEEAKVTAEAWNCDVALISDVGVAGIHRLLGRLDELQGADVLVAVAGMEAALPSVLGGLTDCPIIGVPTSVGYGAHFGGLASLLGMLNSCSSNVVTVNIDAGFNGGHVAALIARRAALARLGRSPNEGISPKDEGSAAELPNEDRRARA, from the coding sequence ATGGACGCGCACGACCTGAAAAACCTGCTCGACGCGGTCCGATCGGGGACCGTCTCTCCCGAAGAGGCCGAGCGCAAGATTCGGTGGCCTTCGCCGTTCGAAAAAGTGGGTGAATACGCCACGATTGACCACCATCGCCGCCTCAGATGCGGATTTCCGGAGGTGGTCTTCGGCCAGAACAAGACGGCCGAGCATATTGAGGGGATTCTCCGGGTCATGATCCGACAGGGAGAAGGTTGCCTGGTCACGAGGGTTGCTCCGGACGCCGCGGAGCACCTGAAGCAGGCCTTCCCCGAGGGGGAACACAACGCCATCGGTCGCACCTTCCGGGTCCGCCAGAACGGTTCTGAGCCGGAACGGCTGGGCGTTGTCCGAATTGTGACCGGGGGGACGAGCGACTTGCCCGTCGCTGAGGAAGCGAAGGTGACGGCGGAAGCCTGGAACTGCGATGTCGCCTTGATTTCGGATGTTGGTGTGGCGGGGATCCACCGGCTGCTCGGCCGGCTCGACGAGTTGCAAGGGGCCGATGTACTGGTTGCCGTCGCCGGCATGGAAGCGGCCTTGCCGAGTGTCCTGGGAGGTTTGACGGACTGTCCGATCATCGGGGTTCCGACGAGCGTCGGCTATGGGGCCCACTTTGGTGGCCTGGCGTCGTTGCTGGGGATGCTCAATAGTTGCTCTTCCAACGTGGTGACGGTGAACATCGACGCCGGTTTCAACGGCGGTCACGTGGCCGCCCTGATCGCCCGGCGCGCGGCCCTAGCCCGCCTCGGGCGATCGCCGAACGAAGGGATCAGCCCGAAGGATGAAGGATCGGCCGCGGAATTGCCGAACGAGGATCGGAGAGCTCGCGCATGA